In the genome of Vibrio sp. NTOU-M3, one region contains:
- the rnr gene encoding ribonuclease R has product MSDNISNDPFADRESQNYENPIPNREFILEFLEHAGVPMNRNDLFEALQLKGEDQYEGLRRRLRAMERDGQLVFTRRQCYALPEKLEMVKGYVIGHKDGHGWVRPEGSVGKDNDIVLPHHQMKNIIHGDFVLVQPTDNSKRGRKEGRLVRVLEERQTQIVGRFFMEYGYSYVVADDSRIAHDILIPNDLRAGARMGNVVVIEITDRGSRSRGMMGKVVEVLGENMAPGMETQIAIRTHQIPHEWPEEVEQQISGLGEEVPEEAKVGRVDLRALPLVTIDGEDARDFDDAVYCEAKKSGGWRLWVAIADVSYYVRPDSALDKEAINRGNSVYFPSQVVPMLPEVLSNGLCSLNPQVDRLCMVCEMTISDSGKLSGYKHYEAVMNSHARLTYNKVNAILEGDAELRDRYEPLIPHLEELHNMYKVLKHARDHRGAIEFETVETKFIFNAERKIDRIEPVIRNDAHKIIEECMILANIASASLVEKAKEPALYRIHESPGEERLMGFRDFLGELGLDLKGGLEPSPTDYADLVKQIAERQDKELIQTMLLRSMKQAVYNADNCGHFGLALKRYAHFTSPIRRYPDLLLHRAIKYLIAKEEGRNQDRWTPTGGYHYSFDDMDFYGEQCSMTERRADDATREVADWLKCEYMQDHVGEVLDGVIANVTSFGFFVRLSELHIDGLVHISTLANDYYQFDPIGQRLIGESFGAIYRLGDAVKVKVLSVNLNDKQIDFELVETSRKLRGKGKTAKKRAAEAMKKAKLKKRTAEKGRRSEGKAKPMVEPTKRPDGSSDPSASKKNKSDKARKKKPRNKSKARAKKA; this is encoded by the coding sequence ATGTCAGACAATATCTCGAACGATCCATTTGCGGATCGCGAATCTCAGAACTACGAAAACCCAATTCCAAACCGGGAGTTTATCCTTGAATTTTTGGAGCATGCGGGTGTGCCGATGAATCGTAATGATTTGTTTGAAGCGCTGCAGCTTAAAGGAGAAGATCAATATGAAGGATTACGCCGTCGCTTAAGAGCTATGGAGCGTGATGGTCAGTTGGTGTTTACTCGTCGTCAGTGCTACGCGTTGCCTGAAAAACTTGAGATGGTCAAAGGCTATGTGATTGGTCACAAAGATGGGCATGGCTGGGTTCGTCCTGAAGGAAGTGTCGGCAAAGATAATGACATCGTGCTACCACACCACCAAATGAAGAACATCATTCATGGTGATTTTGTTTTGGTTCAACCAACAGATAACTCCAAACGTGGCCGTAAGGAAGGGCGTCTGGTTCGCGTATTGGAGGAACGTCAAACTCAAATCGTTGGTCGATTCTTTATGGAATATGGTTATTCGTACGTGGTTGCGGATGACTCACGTATTGCTCACGATATTTTGATCCCAAATGACCTACGTGCCGGTGCCCGCATGGGTAACGTTGTTGTTATAGAGATCACTGATCGTGGTTCTCGTTCGCGCGGCATGATGGGGAAAGTGGTTGAAGTGCTAGGTGAAAACATGGCGCCGGGCATGGAAACGCAAATTGCTATCCGCACGCATCAGATCCCACACGAATGGCCTGAAGAAGTTGAACAACAAATCTCCGGACTGGGTGAAGAGGTTCCGGAAGAGGCGAAAGTTGGCCGAGTGGATCTGCGAGCGTTACCTTTGGTGACGATCGATGGTGAAGATGCGCGAGATTTTGATGACGCGGTTTATTGTGAAGCGAAGAAGAGTGGTGGTTGGCGTTTATGGGTTGCGATTGCTGATGTCAGTTACTACGTACGCCCTGATTCAGCGTTAGACAAAGAAGCCATTAACCGTGGTAACTCGGTGTACTTCCCGTCTCAAGTCGTTCCAATGCTACCGGAAGTGCTCTCCAATGGTTTGTGTTCACTCAACCCACAAGTGGATCGCTTGTGCATGGTATGTGAAATGACCATTTCTGATAGCGGTAAGCTTTCAGGGTACAAACACTACGAAGCGGTCATGAATTCTCATGCGCGCCTGACCTACAATAAGGTCAATGCGATTTTAGAAGGGGATGCAGAGTTACGTGATCGTTATGAGCCGTTAATCCCTCACTTGGAAGAACTGCACAACATGTACAAGGTGCTCAAACATGCTCGTGATCACCGTGGAGCGATCGAGTTTGAGACCGTTGAGACGAAGTTCATTTTCAATGCGGAACGTAAGATAGACCGCATTGAGCCTGTGATCCGTAATGATGCACACAAGATCATTGAAGAATGTATGATTCTGGCGAACATTGCGTCTGCATCCTTGGTCGAGAAAGCCAAAGAGCCAGCATTATATCGTATTCACGAATCTCCGGGTGAAGAACGCTTAATGGGCTTCCGTGACTTTTTAGGCGAGTTAGGCCTAGATCTAAAAGGCGGGTTGGAGCCTTCACCAACCGACTATGCCGACTTAGTAAAACAAATTGCCGAGCGTCAGGATAAAGAGCTGATTCAGACAATGCTGCTGCGCTCGATGAAGCAAGCGGTGTATAACGCAGACAATTGTGGCCACTTTGGCTTGGCACTAAAGCGTTATGCACACTTTACGTCTCCGATCCGTCGCTACCCAGACTTACTGTTGCACCGTGCGATTAAATACTTAATTGCAAAAGAAGAAGGGCGCAATCAAGATCGTTGGACGCCGACTGGTGGCTATCATTACTCGTTTGATGATATGGACTTTTATGGTGAACAATGTTCGATGACAGAGCGTCGTGCCGATGACGCAACACGTGAAGTGGCGGATTGGCTCAAGTGCGAATACATGCAAGATCACGTTGGTGAAGTGCTTGATGGCGTGATTGCCAATGTCACCAGTTTTGGCTTCTTCGTCCGCTTAAGTGAGCTGCATATTGATGGTTTGGTACATATTTCAACACTTGCGAATGACTATTATCAATTTGATCCGATAGGTCAAAGACTTATCGGTGAAAGCTTCGGCGCAATTTATCGTTTAGGTGATGCGGTCAAAGTAAAAGTGCTGTCGGTGAACTTAAACGATAAGCAAATTGACTTTGAATTAGTCGAAACAAGTCGTAAGCTACGCGGCAAAGGAAAAACTGCTAAGAAACGCGCGGCTGAAGCAATGAAGAAAGCCAAATTGAAAAAGCGCACAGCAGAGAAAGGGCGCCGTTCGGAAGGTAAGGCGAAGCCAATGGTAGAGCCAACCAAACGACCTGATGGTTCAAGTGACCCTAGCGCCAGTAAAAAGAACAAATCAGACAAGGCTCGAAAGAAAAAGCCGCGCAATAAAAGCAAAGCGCGCGCTAAGAAAGCCTAA
- the rlmB gene encoding 23S rRNA (guanosine(2251)-2'-O)-methyltransferase RlmB has product MSNEFIYGIHAVKAVLAKEPERFIEAFVLKGRQDDRLMPILNELQMVGVSIQQMGRKALDDKARGANHQGVIARVKPAKQLNENDLDDILAQHETPLLLVLDGVTDPHNLGACLRNADAAGVAAVIVPKDKSAAMNATVSKVACGAAETVPLVRVTNLARTMRALQEQGIWFVGTAGEATHDIYQAKLTGPLAVVMGAEGDGMRRLTRETCDDLIKIPMAGTVSSLNVSVASGICLFEAVRQRAL; this is encoded by the coding sequence ATGAGTAACGAATTTATTTACGGCATCCATGCTGTAAAAGCTGTTTTGGCTAAAGAGCCGGAACGTTTTATTGAAGCGTTTGTATTGAAAGGCCGTCAAGATGATCGTTTGATGCCGATCCTGAATGAACTGCAAATGGTTGGTGTTTCAATCCAACAGATGGGCCGTAAGGCGCTGGATGACAAAGCTCGCGGAGCTAATCATCAAGGTGTGATTGCACGTGTGAAACCAGCAAAACAGCTGAATGAGAATGATCTGGATGACATTCTAGCGCAGCATGAAACACCACTACTGCTGGTGCTGGATGGTGTGACTGACCCGCATAACCTTGGTGCTTGTTTACGTAATGCCGATGCTGCGGGTGTGGCGGCAGTGATTGTACCGAAAGATAAATCGGCGGCGATGAATGCAACCGTGAGTAAGGTAGCGTGCGGTGCAGCGGAAACCGTACCATTGGTTCGTGTGACCAACCTAGCGCGTACGATGCGCGCACTGCAAGAGCAGGGCATTTGGTTTGTCGGAACCGCTGGTGAAGCAACTCATGACATTTACCAAGCGAAACTGACAGGGCCGCTAGCGGTTGTGATGGGGGCTGAAGGTGATGGTATGCGTCGTTTAACCCGTGAAACTTGCGATGATTTAATCAAGATCCCAATGGCTGGTACTGTATCAAGTTTAAATGTGTCGGTTGCTTCCGGCATTTGCTTGTTTGAAGCCGTTCGCCAACGTGCTTTATAA
- a CDS encoding tRNA-binding protein — MKYAPIKEEITFDDFSKVDIRVGLIVEVSEVAKSDKLMKLTVDFGDHQRSILAGIKQERENPKEIEGKQALFVVNLPERKMAGEVSQGMLFDIGYEDKLQPCLACPETEMPNGARAG; from the coding sequence ATGAAATATGCCCCAATCAAAGAGGAAATCACGTTTGATGATTTCTCAAAAGTTGATATTCGTGTCGGTCTAATCGTTGAAGTTTCTGAAGTGGCAAAATCAGACAAGCTTATGAAGCTGACAGTAGACTTTGGTGATCATCAGCGCTCTATTTTGGCTGGTATAAAACAAGAGCGTGAAAACCCCAAAGAAATTGAAGGCAAACAAGCTTTGTTTGTAGTCAATTTGCCCGAAAGAAAAATGGCAGGTGAAGTGTCTCAAGGTATGTTATTCGACATTGGTTATGAAGATAAATTGCAACCATGTCTCGCTTGTCCAGAAACAGAAATGCCTAACGGTGCCAGAGCAGGATAA
- a CDS encoding murein hydrolase activator EnvC: protein MAHHRTPQRLKRLVTTFILLSACSVIPYSHAASPNELKGVKGEISRQTQSLGTQQKKLDELQKSLRKHELNINGIEKDIRETKSDLARTNANINKLSGKVRQLEEQKQTQSDNLAELLKTYYVTKRAKAPTQMLNNGVEDDRISQYFQHLAKQRAQAIDELENTVRELDNSRNQLELEKAQIDKLLTQQTTKRDQLAKTQSQRKQTVGKIKKSISNDKVYLSELRRNETRLKAEIAKAAKAAAAKRNAVPMNGLARHKGKLPWPVKGRILHSYGTRQTGQINWKGIVINANYGQPIKAVYSGKVVFADYLRGYGLVVLLDHGKGDMTLYGFNQSLTKKEGDKVVAGETIAFAGDTGGQARPSLYFEIRRNSRTQNPKQWLTR from the coding sequence ATGGCACACCACAGAACCCCGCAGCGCTTAAAACGGCTTGTTACTACTTTTATTCTGCTTAGCGCCTGTTCTGTCATTCCATATAGCCATGCGGCCTCCCCGAATGAACTTAAAGGAGTGAAAGGTGAAATCTCTCGTCAAACTCAGTCACTTGGTACACAACAAAAGAAGCTGGATGAGTTACAAAAGTCTCTACGCAAACATGAACTGAATATCAATGGAATTGAGAAAGACATTCGCGAGACTAAGTCCGATCTTGCTCGTACCAATGCCAACATCAACAAACTTTCTGGCAAGGTGCGTCAATTAGAAGAGCAGAAACAAACCCAAAGTGACAACTTAGCCGAGCTATTAAAAACCTATTACGTCACCAAACGCGCGAAAGCACCGACACAGATGTTGAATAACGGCGTTGAAGATGATCGTATTAGCCAGTATTTTCAGCACCTTGCTAAACAGCGTGCACAAGCTATTGATGAACTAGAAAATACCGTTAGAGAACTGGATAACAGCCGCAACCAACTGGAATTAGAGAAAGCGCAAATTGATAAGCTGCTAACCCAGCAGACCACCAAACGCGATCAATTGGCCAAAACCCAGTCCCAGCGAAAACAAACCGTCGGTAAGATCAAGAAAAGCATCTCCAACGATAAAGTGTATCTGTCGGAGCTGCGCCGCAACGAAACGCGCCTAAAAGCTGAAATTGCTAAAGCTGCAAAAGCCGCAGCGGCAAAGCGCAATGCGGTACCGATGAATGGATTAGCACGCCACAAAGGCAAACTGCCTTGGCCAGTGAAAGGCCGTATTTTACATAGCTATGGCACACGTCAAACAGGTCAAATTAACTGGAAAGGTATCGTCATTAACGCCAACTACGGTCAACCAATCAAGGCGGTCTATTCCGGGAAAGTGGTCTTTGCTGACTACCTCCGTGGTTATGGCCTTGTTGTATTGCTGGATCACGGTAAAGGGGATATGACGCTGTATGGCTTTAACCAAAGCTTAACCAAAAAAGAAGGAGACAAAGTTGTCGCAGGCGAAACGATCGCTTTTGCTGGAGACACCGGTGGCCAAGCTCGACCTTCTTTGTATTTTGAAATCCGCCGCAATAGCCGAACTCAAAACCCTAAACAGTGGTTAACCCGCTAA
- the gpmM gene encoding 2,3-bisphosphoglycerate-independent phosphoglycerate mutase: MSAKKPMALVILDGYGHREDTASNAIANAKTPFLDSLFANKPNTLISASGMDVGLPDGQMGNSEVGHTNIGAGRVVYQDLTRITKSIADGEFVETPALVEAIDAAVKAEKAVHIMGLMSPGGVHSHEDHIYAAVEMAAARGAEKIYLHCFLDGRDTPPRSAENSLKRFDELFAKLGKGRVASLVGRYYAMDRDNNWDRVQVAYDLLTQAKAEFTFDSAVAGLEAAYARDENDEFVKATAIKAEGQEDAVIADGDAVIFMNYRADRARQITRTFVPAFDGFERAVFPAINFVMLTQYAADIPLAIAFPPASLENTYGEWLSKQGQTQLRISETEKYAHVTFFFNGGVENEFEGEERQLVASPKVATYDLQPEMSSEELTEKMVAAIKSGKYDTIICNYPNPDMVGHTGVYEAAEQAIEAIDGCVAKIVAAIEEVGGQMLITADHGNAEMMVDPETGGTHTAHTNLPVPLIYVGDKDVEFKEGGKLSDLAPTMLSLTGLEIPAEMTGEVLVK, from the coding sequence ATGTCAGCTAAGAAGCCTATGGCTCTAGTTATTCTTGACGGTTACGGTCACCGTGAAGATACAGCAAGCAACGCAATCGCAAACGCAAAAACTCCATTCCTTGATAGCCTGTTTGCTAACAAACCAAACACTCTAATCTCTGCTTCTGGCATGGATGTTGGCCTACCTGACGGTCAAATGGGTAACTCTGAAGTTGGCCACACAAACATCGGCGCTGGCCGTGTTGTATACCAAGACCTAACTCGTATCACTAAATCTATCGCTGACGGTGAGTTTGTAGAAACTCCAGCGCTAGTAGAAGCAATCGACGCTGCTGTGAAAGCAGAAAAAGCGGTTCACATCATGGGTCTTATGTCTCCAGGTGGCGTACACTCTCACGAAGACCACATCTATGCAGCCGTTGAAATGGCGGCAGCTCGTGGTGCAGAGAAGATTTACCTACACTGCTTCCTAGACGGCCGTGACACACCACCACGCAGCGCAGAGAACTCGCTAAAACGCTTCGACGAGCTATTCGCTAAACTAGGCAAAGGTCGTGTGGCTTCTCTAGTTGGCCGTTACTACGCAATGGACCGTGATAACAACTGGGATCGCGTTCAAGTTGCTTACGATCTTCTAACTCAAGCTAAAGCAGAATTCACATTCGACTCAGCAGTAGCAGGTCTAGAAGCAGCTTACGCTCGTGATGAAAACGATGAGTTTGTTAAAGCGACAGCAATTAAAGCTGAAGGTCAAGAAGATGCAGTCATCGCAGACGGCGATGCAGTGATCTTCATGAACTACCGTGCTGACCGTGCTCGTCAAATCACACGTACTTTCGTACCTGCATTCGACGGCTTCGAGCGCGCTGTATTCCCAGCAATCAACTTCGTGATGCTAACGCAATACGCGGCTGACATCCCACTAGCAATCGCATTCCCACCAGCATCGCTAGAGAACACATACGGTGAGTGGCTATCTAAGCAAGGTCAAACTCAGCTACGTATCTCTGAAACTGAGAAATACGCGCACGTAACTTTCTTCTTCAACGGTGGTGTTGAGAACGAATTTGAAGGCGAAGAGCGTCAGCTTGTTGCTTCTCCAAAAGTAGCAACTTACGACCTACAGCCAGAGATGAGCTCTGAAGAACTAACTGAGAAAATGGTTGCTGCAATCAAGTCTGGTAAGTACGACACTATCATCTGTAACTACCCGAACCCAGATATGGTTGGTCACACTGGCGTTTACGAAGCAGCAGAGCAAGCTATCGAAGCAATCGACGGCTGTGTGGCTAAAATTGTTGCAGCAATCGAAGAAGTGGGCGGTCAAATGCTGATCACGGCTGACCACGGTAACGCAGAGATGATGGTAGACCCAGAAACAGGTGGCACTCACACGGCTCACACGAACCTGCCAGTACCGCTAATCTACGTTGGTGACAAAGACGTTGAGTTCAAAGAAGGCGGTAAACTGTCTGATCTAGCACCAACTATGCTGTCTCTAACTGGTCTAGAGATCCCAGCAGAAATGACAGGTGAAGTACTAGTTAAGTAA
- a CDS encoding DMT family transporter, with the protein MGYEWLALGAAFLWAVASLLSVVPAQHLGTFAYSRWRMGCTSIILSLMALYTGGWSSVEVSAISAMMLSGFIGIFVGDTALFACLNRMGPRQAGLLFSCHAVFSAVLGYFLFSESMTSMELLGAALVFSGVLTAIFFGRKGQTENKLETIKGHVWVGVALGLIAALCQALGGIIAKPVMQTAIDPVAASAMRMITAFVAHCLFLFTGARLARATRPMNVRIFTITAINGFLAMAVGMTLILYALQQGNVGMVALLSSTTPIMLLPILWSYTKKRPNRYAWLGAVVAVTGTAILVS; encoded by the coding sequence ATGGGTTATGAATGGCTTGCATTAGGCGCTGCCTTTCTTTGGGCCGTTGCAAGTTTACTTTCCGTCGTCCCAGCTCAGCACTTAGGTACCTTTGCATATAGCCGATGGCGCATGGGATGCACCTCAATTATTTTATCATTGATGGCACTGTATACCGGTGGCTGGAGCAGTGTTGAAGTCAGCGCAATTTCAGCCATGATGCTATCTGGATTTATCGGGATCTTTGTCGGTGACACCGCACTCTTTGCTTGCCTTAACCGCATGGGGCCACGTCAAGCGGGGCTGCTATTCTCATGCCACGCCGTATTTTCTGCTGTTTTGGGTTACTTTCTGTTTAGTGAAAGCATGACCTCGATGGAACTACTTGGAGCCGCACTGGTCTTTTCTGGTGTTCTTACTGCAATCTTTTTTGGCCGAAAAGGACAAACAGAAAATAAACTGGAAACAATTAAAGGCCATGTATGGGTCGGTGTTGCTCTAGGGCTGATCGCGGCCCTCTGCCAAGCCCTTGGTGGCATTATCGCTAAACCTGTAATGCAAACAGCCATTGACCCCGTGGCAGCATCCGCAATGCGTATGATCACCGCTTTTGTTGCACACTGCTTATTCTTATTCACAGGGGCGCGTCTTGCTAGAGCGACCCGACCAATGAATGTACGTATTTTTACTATTACGGCGATTAATGGCTTCCTTGCTATGGCAGTGGGGATGACATTAATCCTATACGCCTTACAACAAGGCAATGTGGGTATGGTGGCATTACTGTCCTCCACGACCCCCATCATGTTGTTGCCGATTCTCTGGAGCTACACCAAAAAACGGCCAAATCGTTACGCTTGGCTCGGCGCAGTCGTTGCGGTGACTGGAACCGCGATTTTGGTTAGTTAG
- a CDS encoding methyl-accepting chemotaxis protein: MRSTIKFKIQIAIAIIIAIVSGVQAWISVSQLKQETTSALSGEVSNVSQATTRYISDWLAIRSQMMLSNEDIILNADNADREMLLTKRSGQFLSVYAGFSDGSIAYGDKTEDWPADYDPRTRPWYQDAMEKPGLIITEPYQDFDGSIVVSFAKAFSGNKQGVLAADLPVTNIIKEVLNVSLDNDGFALLVDGNNNIVAYQDEAASQKPLTSINQALTPERMKALQNQRDLATVTWPEQGDKLVYVANVPDTDWSLAIVVDKELAFASVSEQIQFTAIASLILYLVIASASTWVITRLLLPLQTLSDALRTLSQGEGDLTQRIKIERMDEIGELAKHVNLFLSQMQSMLKSIIEHSNHLASQAESANQLSAQASQKVEEQQNDVNQIATAIHEMSATAAEVASHAELTASASQSSASACENGQSVIQENRSAIVKLAEQVTNASSIITELESNTQSINQILSTIQEIAEQTNLLALNAAIEAARAGEQGRGFAVVADEVRVLSQRTHGSTEEIRTMIETLQNNTKQAVSSMQTSTHLADNSVEYAQQAFESLGEITSAINEINDMALQIASAAEEQRAVSEDISRNTQGIKDASDTLALQATQSSSSAQEMYDSAHSMREEVGRFKV, encoded by the coding sequence ATGAGAAGTACCATCAAATTTAAGATACAAATTGCTATCGCTATCATTATTGCCATTGTAAGCGGCGTTCAAGCATGGATTTCAGTTAGTCAATTAAAGCAAGAAACCACCTCCGCCTTAAGCGGTGAAGTCTCCAATGTCAGTCAAGCAACCACACGTTACATTAGTGACTGGTTAGCCATCCGTAGCCAGATGATGCTGAGCAATGAAGATATTATTCTCAATGCTGACAATGCCGATCGCGAGATGCTTTTGACCAAACGTTCTGGCCAGTTTCTTTCGGTGTATGCAGGCTTTTCCGATGGTTCCATCGCTTATGGTGATAAAACGGAAGACTGGCCTGCAGATTATGACCCTCGCACTCGTCCTTGGTACCAAGATGCGATGGAAAAACCTGGACTCATCATTACTGAGCCGTATCAAGATTTTGATGGCAGTATCGTAGTGAGCTTTGCTAAAGCATTCTCTGGTAACAAACAAGGGGTGTTGGCAGCAGACCTTCCCGTCACGAATATCATCAAAGAAGTGTTAAATGTCAGCCTTGATAATGATGGATTTGCTTTGTTGGTGGACGGTAACAACAATATCGTCGCTTATCAGGATGAAGCCGCCAGCCAAAAACCGCTGACATCAATCAACCAAGCATTGACACCTGAGCGAATGAAAGCGCTACAAAATCAACGCGACTTAGCAACCGTGACATGGCCTGAGCAAGGCGACAAGCTTGTTTACGTTGCAAACGTACCAGATACCGATTGGTCACTAGCAATTGTGGTAGACAAAGAGTTGGCGTTTGCTTCCGTCTCAGAGCAAATCCAGTTCACTGCAATTGCATCACTCATCCTCTATTTAGTGATTGCATCAGCCAGCACTTGGGTGATCACTCGCTTGTTACTTCCTCTTCAAACTCTGTCTGATGCATTGCGCACTTTATCCCAAGGTGAGGGGGATCTGACTCAACGCATCAAAATTGAACGGATGGATGAAATCGGCGAGCTCGCCAAGCACGTCAACCTGTTCTTGTCACAGATGCAAAGCATGCTCAAAAGCATCATCGAACACAGTAATCATCTCGCATCACAAGCCGAAAGCGCCAACCAACTCTCAGCACAAGCGTCACAAAAAGTAGAGGAGCAGCAGAACGACGTCAATCAGATCGCAACCGCTATCCATGAAATGTCAGCAACAGCAGCGGAAGTAGCTAGCCACGCAGAGCTGACGGCAAGCGCCTCACAAAGCTCCGCTTCTGCTTGTGAAAATGGGCAAAGTGTTATTCAGGAAAACCGCTCCGCCATCGTCAAATTGGCAGAGCAAGTTACCAATGCATCGAGCATCATTACAGAGCTGGAGAGCAACACACAAAGCATCAATCAAATCTTATCAACCATTCAAGAAATCGCAGAACAAACCAACCTGTTGGCACTTAATGCCGCGATCGAGGCTGCTCGTGCAGGTGAACAAGGACGAGGTTTCGCCGTCGTGGCAGATGAAGTCCGCGTCTTAAGTCAGCGTACCCACGGCTCGACAGAAGAGATCCGCACCATGATAGAAACGCTGCAGAATAACACCAAGCAAGCCGTTTCAAGCATGCAGACCAGTACCCACCTTGCGGACAACAGTGTGGAATACGCTCAACAAGCCTTTGAAAGCCTAGGAGAGATCACAAGTGCTATTAATGAAATCAATGATATGGCCTTGCAGATCGCCAGCGCCGCAGAGGAGCAGCGCGCAGTAAGTGAAGACATCAGCCGCAATACACAAGGCATTAAAGATGCCTCTGATACCCTCGCGCTACAAGCCACCCAAAGCAGCAGCAGTGCGCAAGAGATGTATGACTCAGCGCATTCGATGCGTGAAGAAGTCGGCCGATTTAAGGTTTAG
- a CDS encoding DASS family sodium-coupled anion symporter produces the protein MPKIDAAILFKLAICFGLPLLLLMLPIDAIPIDDLTLIQHRLLAIFLLAALLWVLEPVPVFATSILIIALELVMISDKGLHWFRTPPTGHDLGELIKYTDIFSAFSSPIIILFMGGFALAIAASKYQLDNNLARVLLKPFGTQPKFIMLGLMLITAVFSMFMSNTATTVMMLALLGPIVASAPKGDLGIKALVLCIPIAANTGGIATPIGTPPNAIALQYLTGENSIDFLSWMMMGLPFVTVQLAIAWLLLQKLFPSQQQHMALKLDGKFQRNWRAIVVYATFSATILLWMTTKLHGMNTYVVSIIPLAVFTLTGIMGKTELKQINWDVLWLVAGGIAIGIALDKTGLAVALAHAIDYESLSAAAVIITLSIVCWLMANFMSNTATANLLMPIAAAIGASMPSLVEFGGLQSLLVVVAFSASLGMILPVSTPPNSLAYSTGLIESKDMAKTGIIIGVIGLLLVYLAIFLLH, from the coding sequence ATGCCCAAAATCGATGCTGCCATACTGTTCAAACTCGCAATCTGCTTTGGGTTGCCTTTGCTGCTTCTCATGCTGCCCATCGATGCCATCCCTATCGACGATCTCACTTTAATTCAGCACCGATTGTTGGCGATCTTTCTTCTTGCAGCCTTGTTATGGGTACTTGAACCTGTCCCGGTTTTTGCTACATCTATCCTGATCATCGCACTGGAATTGGTAATGATTTCAGATAAAGGGTTGCATTGGTTTCGCACTCCACCCACAGGTCATGATTTAGGCGAGTTAATCAAATACACCGATATTTTTAGCGCCTTCTCCTCACCCATCATTATCTTATTCATGGGTGGGTTTGCACTGGCCATAGCCGCTTCCAAATACCAACTCGACAACAACCTTGCTCGCGTATTACTGAAACCCTTTGGTACCCAACCCAAGTTCATCATGCTTGGATTAATGCTAATTACCGCCGTATTTTCTATGTTTATGTCCAATACAGCCACCACGGTCATGATGCTTGCACTACTCGGCCCTATTGTGGCTTCCGCGCCCAAAGGGGATTTAGGCATTAAAGCATTAGTGTTGTGTATCCCCATCGCAGCGAACACTGGCGGGATCGCCACCCCAATCGGTACGCCACCTAACGCGATTGCATTGCAATACCTTACTGGTGAAAACAGCATTGATTTTCTGAGCTGGATGATGATGGGCCTACCTTTTGTCACGGTACAGTTGGCTATAGCTTGGTTGCTGTTGCAGAAGCTGTTTCCATCCCAACAGCAACACATGGCGCTCAAACTGGACGGAAAGTTTCAGCGTAATTGGCGGGCTATCGTGGTTTATGCCACCTTTTCGGCCACGATTTTGCTTTGGATGACCACGAAACTACATGGAATGAATACTTATGTGGTTTCCATTATTCCGCTGGCCGTGTTCACGTTAACAGGCATTATGGGCAAGACAGAATTAAAACAAATCAACTGGGATGTACTCTGGTTAGTTGCGGGGGGTATTGCGATAGGGATTGCCCTCGACAAAACGGGGCTTGCCGTCGCGCTTGCACATGCCATTGACTATGAATCACTTTCAGCGGCAGCCGTCATTATCACGTTATCTATTGTATGTTGGTTAATGGCGAATTTTATGTCCAACACCGCGACCGCAAACTTGCTAATGCCCATTGCTGCCGCCATTGGTGCATCCATGCCTAGTCTCGTCGAGTTTGGTGGCTTACAGAGCTTGTTGGTGGTTGTCGCCTTCTCCGCATCTCTCGGCATGATCTTACCCGTATCAACCCCACCGAATTCACTGGCCTACTCGACGGGTCTTATCGAAAGCAAAGACATGGCAAAAACCGGCATCATAATCGGTGTTATTGGGCTGCTGCTTGTTTACTTAGCCATATTTTTACTCCATTAA